The following DNA comes from Erythrolamprus reginae isolate rEryReg1 chromosome 8, rEryReg1.hap1, whole genome shotgun sequence.
TATTTTTTTGGGAAGCAGGGGACTGGAATGCCATGGCTAACTCAGAGAGCGATGACGACAGCTTCATGGCTGTGGATCCCGAGGACACCGTGGCAGAAGGGACTATGGACCAGGAAGATGGCGTGTGCGCTGCtcacccggaggaggaggaggaggaggaagaaggaggagcgGCTCGGCCTCACCGGTCCATGCAGGAATTGCCAGAAGAGGTCCTGGAATATATCTTGTCTTTCCTGTCCCCGTATCAGGAGCACAAAACGGCCGCTCTGGTTTGCAAGCAGTGGTATCGACTCATCAAAGGTGAGGGGTTTATtgtttttgcttccccccccctcctgggtGCTTTTCTGAACAGATTGGAGTTCAGCCAAAAGGGCAGCGACGATGGGAACCGGGATGGTGAGCAGACAGTTGGGTCAGCGTTTTTGTAACCCGGCTGACTCCAGAAAGTATTTTTAGAACTCTCGAGAATGccagggggggaggcttggaaggtGGACTATATTCCCTTCCCCTTTGGATCTTTCCTCTGCTCTTAGAGGCTGTCTTTGCCTGGAGGGCTTAGGCTTTCTCCTTCGGCCTGGCTGGTTGCTTTCCCCtaatttctgcttttaaaatatatatgtatgtatgtacatacatatgtatggtTGATTTTCTCTTGAAAATCAACAATATTTACATGGTatatgtaacatttttgctgataatgaatatAATTTTTCCCACTATGCATATTTTGAAGCAGATCTACAGCCATATGTACATtattattgttgcatttatatgtacatgaaaaggcagggagaagcctccgtggggcatctctgggaatctcctgtgAAACAAgatctccaccttccctgtggtttccccaatcacacgcattatttgattcttatgggaaaaattgcttcttcttacaaacttttctatttaagaacctggtcacggaatgaattaagttcataagtagaggtaccactgtactctgaaagtACATATGGCATACTAAGATTATATCTCCTCTGTAAGTTGCATTGGCTACTGATAggtctccggacacaatttaaagtattggttattttagttattatcatggcttaggaccagagtaCTTataggactgtctcctgcctcatgtatcccagcagctggtcagatcccacaggaTTGGTGTCCAGATCCCACCAGCCAAATAGTGTCGACTGGCGGAGctgaggggaagggccttctctgtggcggctccggtcctctagaatcagctgcctccagagattcgcactgccaccaccctcctggcctttcgaaaggcttttaaaaaatgcttttgcCAGCCAGCCAATAGTATGCTTGTGATATGACTTTgattgaatgtttttttaatattagggtttttttagattttgtATTGTTCTATGTTGTATTGTGTTTgatgtttggggtttttaaattttgtattcttttttttttttgtaagagaTTAGGTTGGCCTCCTCTGTTGTGCTGCCCTCCTCTCAAAAAAGGGGACAAAGTAGACCCCTGAAATCTTCGGAAAGTGCTCCAAAAGCTCCCACGGGAGACTTGGCTCTTGACTGAGGAGGGGGGTTCCCTTGGGTATTTTTGCATTGGGATAAAGGCCATACAATTTACTACCTTGAAAGAGGTTAGCCCTATGCTGCTGTGAACAGCATGATTGTAAGCAACCTGTGCAAATGGCAAAATGTCAGCCCAATTGGACTGCGGATAGTTCATGTAGCGTTTAGTCTCTCTGCCCCGCCATTGGTGGTTGGATGGTGTGTCGAGCTAAGGCCCTAGGACAgaggtaggcaaaggtggctcttctgtgacatttggacttcaactcccagaatttctgagctagaatgattggctcaggtattctgggggttgaagtccacaagtcacagaagagccaactttacctacccctgcccAAGGATGATCCAATAGACTCCCTCTTCTGGAACGTAGACTCCTCTGTCCGTTTGCTGCCCCAAAGTAAATGAGATCCGTCACCAATCCCACCCAACTCTCGCTGCTCTCCCTTCTCTTCTAGGTGTCGCCCACCAGTGTTACCATGGTTTTATCAAGTCCGTCCAGGAAGGGAACATTCAGTGGGAGAGCCGCACCTATCCTTATCCCGGGACTCCCATCACCCAGCGCTTCTCACACAGTAAGTACTAAGTGGCCCTAGATGTTATGCTCGGGGGGCCCTTAGCCCCGCAGGAAAGGCTATGCTGTTACCTTTCCTGAAGAAGCTGGCTGGAGGCACAGGCTGCAgcatctggggagagctggtcaATTTCGCTCCTGTACTGTCCTTCTACGATGGATGGTGTTGAGGACGGAAGGGGGCATTAAATAATACACACAAAGAATCATTGGAGTAGCACACACCTTGTGGGTTTtcaaagagagagaaattacagcTTTGGGGGTGAGGTGGGATGGGAAGAGAGTGTTGAGGTGTTGGCAGAAGCAGCTCTAAAGCTGTTAatacaagacagttgggttggcaatatataaacaactaacaatgaatgtttgtttgtattgaagtactataggtttaagaggtagtgttgctaattgccataagagggagccagaaagcatgattctgctctttgttctttctgctgattcactggaACTGATGtagtaatgtatgtctgatatgtgagacaaagacaggcttgtaataatattgtattgagagttattgacttatTCAAATGTGTAActtgactgtttaacttgactgtgctatttctagaagtaaatactattttatacactttaatgtatctgtcatGTAAGAATACATAATTACttatatctgctggaatcccacattttcctctgtccatgtccttgataactcaaggctTCCTCATACTCTTTAACAAAAGCCCCCCTGGTTTTTTTTGCTCTGCCGCCTTCTAGGTGCTTGTTACTACGATGCCAATCAGTCCATGTACGTCTTTGGGGGCTGCACCCAGAGCAGTTGCAACGCAGCTTTTAACGACCTCTGGAGACTCGACTTGAACAGCAAGGAATGGATCCGGCCTCTGGCCTCAGGTGAGGGGGCACAGCTTGGACGGAGGTAGCTGCAACAGCTGCCCCAAGAGGGATTTCTGGGAGACCCCTGCCTTGGGCTGTTGCCCGCTGTAGTGCAACGGGGGGCAAAGGGCACTGGCTGCCTTCATGTTGGGAGAAACTTGACATCAGCCAGGTGGAGGCAGACTTGACTCAGGGCCCCAACCGTCTTTTGGTTTCCTCTACTCTGCCTTTTGGTTGAGCGTCCCCAAgagggtctaggacagtgatggtgaacctttttggttcGCGTACCAAAAAGTGGTGCATGCGTGCACTAGCAcccatgcacatgcccacacccattccttccccacacGCACATGCCCCTCCCCATGGtgtccctgcgcatgcacacaaccctgcCCCCCATGTGTGCGCACAGGCCaaactgaagcctgggacagtgaaaaaaaaatggccaaacaggcaaacaggaagttcagaaaaacggacttcctgtttgcacgttgtgctgtttttcatactttgGAGGCTTGAAGTCCCGGAGgttcggaaaaacggacttccggtttgcctgttgtgctattttttgcaccttggaggcttcagggaagtttcctgaagcctcagagtgtgaaaaacagctcaatgggcaaaccggaagtccatttttctgaacttccagtttgcccattgggttgtTTTCACATTCCTGGttgtcagggaagcttccctaaagcctcggGAAGGCAAAATGGCTTTCCCCAAGGCCaacaatcagctggagctgataCAGAGTAACGCCTCACCTGCCCTCcaatatggttccacgtgccacctgcgACACgcctgccatagattcgccatcactggtttaggactTTTCAGCTCGTACCATTGGCCTCCAGGGTTTCGCCTCTGTGTTACTATCCAAAAGCTTTTCTCCTCGGCTGGCCCTCCCCCATTCTTTAACCCTGACACATGGGCCACGGCCCCCTTCATCCCAGTCCACCATGACCTATTTGTCAAAGTACAGTTTCAGGGTTTCCAacaaacctggaaatcagggaattatcagggaaatcggcggttcgggaaatattagggaattatcagggatttgtgggggggaaaaaccccagaataaatcagggggaaaaaccaaagtgtattaaaatatttaaaagtgagGGGAAAATCATataccccaaaaaaaaaaaaaaaggatctcgctgcctggcagagtcaagcaaaaatgagcataactgtggcaacaactcgcttcctcagctaccgatatttctccacggcgtAGCCGTTTGGTACGACCGTGCCTTagctagatcgcaagttacagggaaatgtcagggaatttcacaatgctctctctctcctctctccccccctcccccccccccccgacacccAGAGTTTCCTTCAGGCATTTGGCTGCCTGGGACAGTTCACAGCCAGCCAATTGGTGTAGATCCCTTGTCCTCCCAGCCACAaatttgtcacattgcccactctgTTCGTTGTCTGCGAACTGTTCTGCGGCAGGCTAACGCCCAGCGCAAACTGTACTTCGACAAATATGCTGCGGCGAAGGGACTGGGACGAAGGGCCCATGTGCCAGGGATAAAGGATGAGGAAGGGCCAGCCGAGAAGAAAAGCTTTTGGAGGAGAAACAGGCACGGCCAATGGGACGAGCTGAAAAGTCCCATTTGGTCCCCAAGATCCTGTTCTCCTTTTACAGCTCTCTAGCTATTGGGGAGCGAAGGATCTCAACTCCCTCGGGTGACTAATCGGCCAATTCCCAAGGGAAGGCCCCAGTTGAGCTCCTGTTTTCGCCTCTGGGAAGGGCTGCCTGCCTGTTCTCACCATCTCTTCCAGGCCTCAGGACTGCCTGGGCGTTCCTGGGACAGGTATTTGATCGAGCTGATCGGACATGTCCCTGCTAGTTACAGCCACCAGCCAAGAAAAAGAGTGTGGGAAAATCGGCAGGTTCTCACAAACCCTCCAGTTCACACAACCCCTTTGTCGTAAacaaaagctccccccccctttcaaatCCCTAGCTATTTACTTTGGGTGTTGATAACAAGCTACGTTTCGGCTAAGGGGCTCGGGAGAGgcctacattttttaaaagaaggtgCTGGGGAGGCCTTTTAAAATGTAGAAAGAGGCAGCAGGAATTTCCGGACCAGAGGACCAACAAACTTTGGTGACTTTTGAAGACTTGGTGGACttctccagaattctccagatcgTGCATGCTTTttttgtgcacacacacacacatgcaaagtgctgaaaattcaaaaccccccccaaaaaaggcaaaaacaagatggcagcgcaTACGCAGTGccagaactcagcttctgcacgtgagaagaaaaaaaatcccccccccaaatcccccccccttttttcaaaaaagaaaagaaaagatgtcGGCATCCACAGAGCGGCAACGATCAAACTGGTTCGTGATGTCACCagagggttgctaccagtttggacaaaccacaaggaacccacttctgcttgTGCCTTCATTAGAAAGTTTTGAGTCTaaaagattttctttttttaaaaggcctTTATTTGCAGCTCTGTGACTTAGTAtttaattcattggatttatatgctgcccaatcccgtgtGACTCAGACCCGTTTACAACAATAAAGATACGATACAATTAACAATAAagtcaaatgttaaatagtattttttttaaagtaaaatccCTATGAAACTATTaaaaacaacaatgataaaagagTTTTAACTTAATTAAACAATCATGCAATCATATTTCCGTTCCTCCTATTCCCAAACTCCTGGCAAAAAACCCTCATTTTTTAAAGAGCTAAATTGGGCCTTTCTCACCCTTCCGTTCAAAGGGGCAATACTGCCTTTCAGAAAAAAGTAGTCCTATAACTTAACTGCTTAATGAGAGCGGCAGTTATAGGCTTCCGGAGCCAGTCGACCTGTGGGAGCAGAATTCCCAATTACGGGTCACATCAGGACTGCTAGCAAAGGGAACTTGTAGCCTGCCTCTTTGTGGGCCTTGGggtaacttgggggggggggctcttggcACCCTCGTTTTCCCCTTGGATCGCTCCCAGGTTCCCTCAGGGCTCCCCTGCTCTTTGGGTTGCTTTTTGAGCACCCCAGCAGGCAAAGGGGGCTATTTTGGGCCAGGCTTTCCATCCGCCTCCTGCAGAATTCAGTTGCTTTCTCCGGGGAATTGCCAGGCAGAACCACTGCCGTCTGGCTTTCAGGACTCTAACTTTAGCTACCTATTTTAGAAAAGTCTGGGATGGTTCATTTTATAGGCCCTGGGCCATAAATAGCCCCCTCCGCAATTAGGATCCCTTGCGTTACACTGTTAAAACTGGAGGTGCCCCACCCACCCCTGCTGTGAATTCTTCtcacatccagcaaagtctttTCACGAGAGAATTTACAGTCACGGGTCTTATCTGGCTGGGGGAGCTGCCAGGCAGAGACCTTCAAAACCTAGCATGCTGTCTCTGAGAGTCACGAACCAAttgccatatttttggagtataagatgcacctagatatTAGAGGTGGAAAAATGCTTGTTTGTGCGAAATATGggctttttttcacaaaaatggaggctGGAGGTTGCCCCTTTGCGACCTCCTGGCTGGCAAAGTCTATTGGAGGGGTTGACGTGGGGAAGCCCGATTTCACTTCACAACTGGGCAATTTATCAACTGCAGCGATCACTTTGACAAGAGGAGGCAAAGAAAGGTTGTTTAAAAAGGGGCTGAACTCACTTGACAGATGTCTCTCCTTAAGAGCATAAAATGTTGGGCTccgttgttgtaagtcaaggactatctgcattGCTCCTTACTCACCCGGCCCCTTCCCagggcctccccccacccccccaaaaatgtggtgcattgctttctgggtgaccctcgtatctatctgtgtctgtctgtctgtttttactgcctggcatcggaccagaatcccagcggccgatcagggcccacagagtccaccttcttcaggtcccgtcgaccaaacaatatcgtctgatgggacctaggggaagagccttctctgtggcggctccggccctctggaatcagctccctccagagattcgtactgcccccatcctcctcgccttccgcggTGACACTTAAGACcaatctatatcgccaggcatggggcagctagatcatgcccccttcttctctgaccgttaaatgttatgtatggatgtgattgagtagacactgttttttatataatgggattttagttactgttttttaactattagatttgtatacatattgtttgtattgcatgttgtgagaggggcggcatacaagtctaataaattgaattgaattgaaatgcgGGTCGGGGTTGGTGTCTATCTGCCTCCAAGTCAGAATTGGACACCTGCCTCCATTAAAGGTTTCCTTTAAAGACAAAACTATGTATGAATTGTGGGAAGTGTTGCCCGGTTCGAATCATTTGGCAGACGGTTTATTACAAATCAGTTGGTGAGGACCATCCTGAGGGAGGAAATGGCCCTTACCAAAAATTGCCAGGCCTTGTTGAGTTGCAGCGTCAACCACCAGGCGAAGGCCCAGAACCCCTTTGGAGATGTTGCCTAaaacaggggtcagcaaccttaaacattcaGAAACCCACTTGGACCCTTTTCCCACAGAAGTGAAAACACTAGGCACCACAAAACTCCTCTGTCCCTGATTAGTTTCTGAATggccacaaaactagcatatataGTTGAATCAAAGATTATGTTTTCTTTCAAGACTTTTCTtgcatttatccatggttggcctaccgTGGGTCGTGGGTCGAAAAGCTCAGTAAATTGCCGGCAGGTGtcgcacattggcagttgtgacaatattttgagcaacagggagccacagcacagggatgaaagagccacatgcggttcCAGAGACCCAAATTGCTGAACTCTGACCGAAAAGACCCCCCTCTCTTGTTGCAGGGTCCTACCCATCGCCGAAGGCCGGAGCCACCCTCGTCGTGTATAAGGACCTGCTGGTGCTGTTCGGTGGCTGGACGCGGCCGAGCCCTTACCCACTGCACCAGCCGGAGAGGTTCTTTGATGAAATACACACCTACTCGCCTTCCAAAAATTGGTAAGAGCGTTTTGCTGTTTCAGGCGCCTGGTTTTGGGTGAGAAAAGAGGTGGGCAGCAGCCTGTGCACGCCTGCCTTTTTTTGAGCGCtagccctcctcttcctcctccaggtGGAACTGCGTGGTGACCACCCACGGCCCTCCTCCCATGGCCGGCCACTCCTCCTGCGTGATCCAGGACCGGATGATTGTCTTCGGAGGCTCTCTGGGGTCACGGCAGATGTAAGTCTCCAAGGCTCCTCCTTTTCCGAACCTCCACACTCCCTGAAAATCCCTCCCGAGTTCCTCCCATCTTGCTCTCCCCCTGCAGGAGCAGTGACATCTGGGTTCTCGATCTGGAGCACTGGACCTGGTCCAAGCCGAACATCTCCGGGCCTGGGCCTCACCCACGAGGAGGCCAATCCCAGGTAGCGTTCCGGCAGCTCTTTCCGTAAATGGGGCAGGCAGAAAGcgtccctcttttcctcccaagGAAAAGTTTTGCCCAGAGACAGGCCTTGCCAGAGCCAAGAAGGTGTTGGTGGGAAGTTCTGGTTCCCACCAGAAATGGCATCATCCCAGAAGAGGCAAGCTGTTGTACCCAGCTTTTCCAGCAACCaaatcaggaggaggaggaagaagaggtgtgGGGGTCAGGGTCCCCAAGGCAACCTGAGTGCTCCGaggggaaagagggaatggagctggcagagaggCAGAACCTGGGCCATCGGTCAGCCCTCAGGTGGAGAGTCAacagatgaggaagaggaggaacagctgggtcctgtgcTTGACGCACAGATGCactgaaggcagaggagaggagagcagtggaaatctacaGGCTGGTCCTTGGGACGGAAGAGCCACCGCTGCCAGTAAAGCCTCAGTCTAGCTcgggggataaaaggcagggggcagaaatgaatagatgtggcagacaactattcatcaACCGACCAGCCAGATGTTAGCCTCGCTTGAAAGATAAACTTTTTTGCCAGAGCTGCCGGCACTCCTAATAAAGGCATCTTTTGAGTTCACTTTGGAGAGTTGGTGGTGTTTAGAGCTGGGTCAAAACATAACCGATTTGTCTTCTTCTCCCCATAAATTTGGGACAATTAACTCTGCTTGCAAAGGGGGTGGGCACCCTGGCACTCCTTCCCCACCAGCTGATGACATCGTAGTCTGTGCCAGGACGGCCTTCTTGGAGCTTTTTGGCTGACATCTTtggactttttctctctctgttgccataGATTGTCATAGATGACGAAACCCTCCTGGTCCTTGGGGGCTGCGGAGGTCCAAATGCGGTGAGTAGACAAAGCTAGGACTGGGCCCTGGGcccctttttctccccttccttttgtGCCTGGCATTctccagaaggaaggaagatggagcaTGCCAAACAGGTGACAAACCCTTTCAGGATTTGCAAAGTCTGCCCTCCAACAAACCTCAGTAGAGGAGGGCCAGgcgaaaggggagggggaggaggagtgtCCCACCCTATGAGTGTTTTGAGCTTTCACCCAATTTGTAGCTTTTCAAGGACGCCTGGCTGCTGCATATGAGATCTGACCGTCCATGGGCGTGGCAGCCCCTGAAGGTGGAGAACGAGGACCACGGAGCCCCTGAGCTGTGGTGCCACCCGGCATGCAAGGTGAACGGGAGGGAAGTGCAAAAGCGATCCCTCTTGatattctccttcctcttcttgcaCCTCAACATAAGCCAGAAAAGGGGTGGGCGAGAGAGGTTATGGCTTGCCAGCAGCCAGGTCAGCTGGCAGCAGATTTGGACATTgaagaggttggggaggaacatgggccagtactggagtctggggaagactCTGCATCGGAGGCAGAGACAGGACCAGGGCCATGTGACAattatcagctgcctttggagtcagacatcaATGAGGCAAAAGAACAGCTGGATCCTGTTCCCAATGTGTGCATGCTTAGAGTTGCCAGACGAAGGGAGCAACTGAGGAACAAGAGTcgacttgggagtaaggccacaggTGGACGATGAATAGcccctcccatagggaataaaagaggagcaaaaagggaggggagtttgcaggagacaattagttctTTTAATTGGTTTGTGACTCTCAGAGACTCCTTGCCAAGTTTTGAAGATCTCGACCTGGCAGCTGCCCCAGCCAGATAAGGTCTCTGACTGTAAATTCTCCCTTGAAAGGCTTGGCTGgatgtgaatgagaagaattcacagtaacataataaaaaagggttGTTTTATGTCAGGACAAGGAGTCTGCTTTGTGGTTTGGGAAAGGCTAGGTGAGAGCAAGGGAGTGGGGAACCACTGGTTTTAAGAGAGTGatcagtatcgggttcctactgGAAAGGGGGGGTGGGACGCCACACCGGTAGtcaaaatggagctgcacgtgcAGCTTCGGGTGACTGGCGGGTGCACCAGTGCatcggagcgagatttggcttctgtgtatgcgcaggaagcaaaatctcacgagaagacgtgtgcacgagagagatttcagcaattttgggTAATTGTTCccgcacatatgcagaagcaaagaaatcactgaaagCTCCTGCGCCTTCGCACCTTCTCATGAGATTTACTtcctgcgcagaagccaaatcccgcTCTGACATGCACGCATGCCCAGCGGTCACCCAGTATGGAATCCCGGCCTAAGTGTGATGCAAGGCACTTAAGCTAACAGTGGGCCGCTTGATGGGGAAATCATTTAGCTAAGCAGCAATGTGGCACAGTGGGGGGAAAGACCAGAGCCATCCTTTCCTCTCCCCATGCCTCTCTTAGAGCCCAGCTGTTAAAGGAGTTTTCGGGGGGGACTGCTGTGCGGAACGAGTCCTGTGTCCGTCCTGGACTAGCTGTTTCTTTTCTTCCAGGTGGGGCAGTGCGTGGTCGTCTTCAGCCAAGCCCCCAGCGGGAGGGCGCCACTCAGCCCTAGCTTGAACTCTCGTCCTTCTCCCATCAGCGCCACGCCACCAGCCCTGCTTCCTGAGACACGAGAATGCCGCTCTCAGTCTCCCGTTCGGACTGCCGATGAGGCTCCCTGCGTGAATGGCCGCTGGGGCACCCTGAGACCCCGGGGGCAGAGACAGACACCCTGCGGGTCCCGGGAAGGAAGCCTATCGCCGGCCCGAGACGATAGTTCACCAGTGCTGAATGGCAGCGAGGCCTTGTCTCCTGGCATGGCAGCTGCCGCCACGGGAGGGCCCTCCCCAGATAGCCCTCTCCAGCTGCTCTCGCCCGGTACGGCTTCTGTCACGGAAGGCTATGAGCTGAAGGCAGGCCTTTCTTTGGCACCCAGGCGGGGCTCTCTCCCTGATCAAAAGGACCTGCGACTGGCTGCTGTTGACATGAACTGGGAGGCCAAACCCCCTTCTCTGGCTTGCCAGCTGGACAGCACGGAGGGCAGGACGGTTGGCACGATAGGCCTCAGGAACCCCCTGGATCAGACGAACGGCATTCACACCCCGCCTCATGTGTCCAGCTCCCTGATGGGAGCGGTCTCCCCTAGCGCGCTACGGCGGAGCCTAGAAGCAGTTCAAGCACTGTCTTCTAAGGCCCTGCCCACTTTGGCAGTCAGAAGCCCGCCCAGGGTATCGTCGCCGGGGTCTCCGGGCGGCCAGAGCGGCGCCAACCCTGCCGAAGCAGCCGCTGTTCCCACTACCGCTCGCTCTGGCTCTGCCCAGGGAGACGGGCACGCCTTACCACCCATTGCTCGCCGCCTGGGCCATCACCCGCCTCAGTCGCTGAACGTCGGCAAGCCCCTCTACCAGAGCGTGAACTGCAAGCCCATGCAGATGTATGTGCTGGACGTGAAGGAGGTCAAAGGGCGTGGACGGGTCCAGTGGAAGGTGTTCCACGGCAGCTCTGTGGTGGGCCCCCCTGAGACCAGCTTGCACACGGTGGTCCAGGGCCGGGGGGAAGTGATCATCTTTGGTGGCTTGATGGACAAGAAGCAGAATGTCAAGTACTATCCCAAAACGAACGCCTTGTACTTTGTGCGGGCAAAGAGATAATGCGTCCGgggcctccttccctctcttcggCCACCCTGGCTCGGAGGCTCCCCTCAACCGGTTAGCCCTGCTTTGGGCACTCTTGTCAAGCAGGCTGTGAATGTTGGCATTCCACCCACTAATAAAGAGATCTAAGCAAATGGTACCGAGGCTTTTCCTCCAATTCCCAGCACAGGCGAGAGGGGGGCTGAAGCCCCTTTTCTATCCACAGAGAGGGTAGTTAACGTGCCAGGCTCAAAAGACCCGCCCCGGCACACCTGACCAAGGAAGACCTGGACGTAGCTGGGTAGCCTCTGAGCCGAGGGGCaggtgggcaggcaggcagggaggagaAAAGGCCAGGCCCTCGGTCATTTCCAATGCCAGGGGGCAAGTGCCAGCTTCCAAAGAGAAGTAGCCAGGCAGGGCACCAATCAGCCGGTTGGAGGTTTGAATAAGAGTCCAAAAGCCACCCTTGGTTTAGGGGTGGCAGCCCCCTACCCTTGCAGCCTTCTCCCAGTCCTTGGGGTGGGAGTTGGAAATTTCAAAGGGGGCCTCCGGGAGAAACAGAAGCCCCTCCCGCCCACTCCCTGGGGCTCGGCCTGTTCTCCCTCTCAGAGCAACCTATGAGCCAAGACTTTCATGCGTGGGCTGGTAAGGAGGGCTGCTCCCACTCGTGTTACGCTTCCGGTGGCAGGTCCGGGTCAccccaggcagtgaagggctgttcGTCTTCAGTGCTGCCAGTGTGCTCTCTTAAGG
Coding sequences within:
- the FBXO42 gene encoding F-box only protein 42 isoform X2; amino-acid sequence: MRAAAARRASLPAPPTRCAHAPPDRPALARALFPPPSRLGPAARWRPRRPRRPGRSKLRAKSAAGPSAARPNGRKRCETGGAISGDWNAMANSESDDDSFMAVDPEDTVAEGTMDQEDGVCAAHPEEEEEEEEGGAARPHRSMQELPEEVLEYILSFLSPYQEHKTAALVCKQWYRLIKGVAHQCYHGFIKSVQEGNIQWESRTYPYPGTPITQRFSHSACYYDANQSMYVFGGCTQSSCNAAFNDLWRLDLNSKEWIRPLASGSYPSPKAGATLVVYKDLLVLFGGWTRPSPYPLHQPERFFDEIHTYSPSKNWWNCVVTTHGPPPMAGHSSCVIQDRMIVFGGSLGSRQMSSDIWVLDLEHWTWSKPNISGPGPHPRGGQSQIVIDDETLLVLGGCGGPNALFKDAWLLHMRSDRPWAWQPLKVENEDHGAPELWCHPACKVGQCVVVFSQAPSGRAPLSPSLNSRPSPISATPPALLPETRECRSQSPVRTADEAPCVNGRWGTLRPRGQRQTPCGSREGSLSPARDDSSPVLNGSEALSPGMAAAATGGPSPDSPLQLLSPGTASVTEGYELKAGLSLAPRRGSLPDQKDLRLAAVDMNWEAKPPSLACQLDSTEGRTVGTIGLRNPLDQTNGIHTPPHVSSSLMGAVSPSALRRSLEAVQALSSKALPTLAVRSPPRVSSPGSPGGQSGANPAEAAAVPTTARSGSAQGDGHALPPIARRLGHHPPQSLNVGKPLYQSVNCKPMQMYVLDVKEVKGRGRVQWKVFHGSSVVGPPETSLHTVVQGRGEVIIFGGLMDKKQNVKYYPKTNALYFVRAKR
- the FBXO42 gene encoding F-box only protein 42 isoform X1: MRAAAARRASLPAPPTRCAHAPPDRPALARALFPPPSRLGPAARWRPRRPRRPGRSKLRAKSAAGPSAARPNGRKRCETGGAISAGDWNAMANSESDDDSFMAVDPEDTVAEGTMDQEDGVCAAHPEEEEEEEEGGAARPHRSMQELPEEVLEYILSFLSPYQEHKTAALVCKQWYRLIKGVAHQCYHGFIKSVQEGNIQWESRTYPYPGTPITQRFSHSACYYDANQSMYVFGGCTQSSCNAAFNDLWRLDLNSKEWIRPLASGSYPSPKAGATLVVYKDLLVLFGGWTRPSPYPLHQPERFFDEIHTYSPSKNWWNCVVTTHGPPPMAGHSSCVIQDRMIVFGGSLGSRQMSSDIWVLDLEHWTWSKPNISGPGPHPRGGQSQIVIDDETLLVLGGCGGPNALFKDAWLLHMRSDRPWAWQPLKVENEDHGAPELWCHPACKVGQCVVVFSQAPSGRAPLSPSLNSRPSPISATPPALLPETRECRSQSPVRTADEAPCVNGRWGTLRPRGQRQTPCGSREGSLSPARDDSSPVLNGSEALSPGMAAAATGGPSPDSPLQLLSPGTASVTEGYELKAGLSLAPRRGSLPDQKDLRLAAVDMNWEAKPPSLACQLDSTEGRTVGTIGLRNPLDQTNGIHTPPHVSSSLMGAVSPSALRRSLEAVQALSSKALPTLAVRSPPRVSSPGSPGGQSGANPAEAAAVPTTARSGSAQGDGHALPPIARRLGHHPPQSLNVGKPLYQSVNCKPMQMYVLDVKEVKGRGRVQWKVFHGSSVVGPPETSLHTVVQGRGEVIIFGGLMDKKQNVKYYPKTNALYFVRAKR